From Streptomyces sp. NBC_01460, a single genomic window includes:
- a CDS encoding roadblock/LC7 domain-containing protein yields MSQAAQNLNWLITNFVDNTPGVSHTVVVSADGLLLAMSEGFPRDRADQLAAVASGLTSLTAGASRIFEGGAVNQTVVEMERGFLFIMSISDGSSLAVLAHPDADIGLVGYEMALLVDRAGSVLTPDLRAELQGSLLN; encoded by the coding sequence ATGAGCCAGGCGGCGCAGAATCTGAACTGGTTGATCACCAACTTCGTGGACAACACCCCTGGGGTGTCGCACACGGTGGTGGTCTCCGCCGACGGACTCCTGCTGGCGATGTCCGAAGGTTTCCCACGGGACCGCGCCGATCAGCTGGCGGCCGTCGCCTCCGGTCTGACGTCGCTGACCGCGGGTGCCTCGCGGATCTTCGAAGGCGGCGCCGTGAATCAGACCGTTGTGGAGATGGAGCGAGGATTCCTCTTCATCATGTCCATCTCTGACGGATCCTCACTCGCCGTTCTCGCCCACCCGGATGCCGATATCGGCCTGGTTGGGTACGAAATGGCACTTCTCGTAGACCGTGCAGGAAGTGTTCTCACCCCGGATCTCCGCGCCGAACTCCAGGGAAGTCTTCTTAACTAA
- a CDS encoding nitrate- and nitrite sensing domain-containing protein, translated as MRRSNEGSAAQPERGNFTPPPRAALSPPADTSSEAEPAAGSTNRLSPRNWRVPTRLNAILLIPALVGLVMGGFQVKGSVDTWNEAQDAEKTALVVRAAAEYGQALLNERDLTAQPLLSNKRTAAEVEQVRATTDGAARKFDAAVQNMPDKAGLHRRLKLFKVEEPLLPELRKAAYAEAMDPVKTEEGYTKVQHSLMEFSNELGLGTGNITSYGRTVYAIELAKAAESLQRSIGMHLLVRPSQEQRKFNGQVTAFSSYNYLEQIALGEFVSGGTEADAARLKEVMAGKAAEGAAQLKEAAAQAKATGQPFVAPPSIDGSVFDGMAQQIGQGKQPDQLKAKGITPETWMAASTAKFEGYSTVENELVDKAVAEAAEISTDARNDAIVNAAIVIIALLAAFIIAGLMARQMSRSMRQLRTAAFTIAEQRLPMLVDQLSRTEPGRVDTRVQPIPINSQDEIGEVARAFDQVHREAVRLAAEQAMLRGNVNAIFTNLSRRNQSLIEGQLTLITDLENNEADPDQLESLFKLDHLATRMRRNGENLLVLAGEEPGRRWNQPVPLVDVLRAASSEVESYERIELTGVPESEIHGQAVTDLVHLLAELLENATTFSSPQTKVRVTATRLPDGRVMVEIHDKGIGLTAEDFADINHKLANPPTVDAAVSQRMGLFVVGRLADRHGIRVQLRPSGEQAGTTSLVMLPDAITHGGGGESAQQSDFTVSSIIPEQQQPQQQAFDPMPHHAPMRTAAELGFDDSRYDTEAADSPQLDPVNRSLMREERRAALEAQTGGDRPAFQDNGAGQQQDYSQGQYDQGQYASGQYAQQQEYAQPGYEGGYDPYAGNGYQEPAQNAYPEAGYATPDGQQEQYADQFAPQNDHSHQGDWPGQGSYQESFEPMAQPEAESAPSAPAETREHVGFDHQGPTPNPGQDLTEAGLPRRGAGQQHWQPTGRGNDQPAAPEQRQRPQPEQPQAEPAGGEGPDDWRSANDERWERAEKLKDPKAGGITPSGLPRRVPKANLVEGTAEQTQQGGPQVSRAPEDVRGRLSNLRRGVLRGRTAGSDTSNTYNQER; from the coding sequence GTGAGGCGAAGCAACGAGGGCTCCGCGGCGCAGCCGGAGCGGGGCAACTTCACCCCGCCGCCGCGCGCTGCGCTGTCCCCGCCTGCGGACACGTCGTCCGAGGCGGAACCGGCGGCCGGCAGTACCAACCGGCTGTCACCGCGCAACTGGCGGGTGCCCACCCGGCTGAACGCGATTCTGCTGATACCCGCGCTGGTCGGCCTGGTCATGGGCGGCTTCCAGGTGAAGGGGTCGGTCGACACCTGGAACGAGGCTCAGGACGCCGAGAAGACGGCCCTGGTCGTCCGTGCGGCAGCGGAGTACGGGCAGGCGCTGCTGAACGAGCGTGACCTCACCGCTCAGCCCCTGCTGTCCAACAAGCGCACCGCCGCCGAGGTGGAGCAGGTGCGCGCGACGACGGACGGCGCCGCACGGAAGTTCGACGCCGCCGTGCAGAACATGCCGGACAAGGCGGGCCTCCACCGCCGTCTGAAGCTCTTCAAGGTCGAGGAGCCCCTGCTCCCCGAGCTGAGGAAGGCCGCCTACGCCGAGGCGATGGACCCGGTGAAGACGGAAGAGGGCTACACCAAGGTCCAGCACTCTCTGATGGAGTTCTCCAACGAGCTCGGTCTGGGCACGGGCAACATCACGAGCTACGGCCGGACCGTGTACGCGATCGAGCTGGCCAAGGCCGCCGAGTCGCTCCAGCGCTCGATCGGCATGCACCTGCTGGTGCGTCCGAGCCAGGAGCAGCGCAAGTTCAACGGCCAGGTCACGGCGTTCAGCTCGTACAACTACCTGGAGCAGATCGCTCTCGGCGAGTTCGTCTCCGGTGGCACGGAGGCCGACGCGGCCCGGCTCAAGGAAGTCATGGCCGGCAAGGCCGCCGAGGGTGCCGCGCAGCTGAAGGAGGCCGCGGCGCAGGCCAAGGCCACGGGTCAGCCCTTCGTGGCACCGCCGAGCATCGACGGTTCGGTCTTCGACGGCATGGCCCAGCAGATCGGCCAGGGCAAGCAGCCGGACCAGCTGAAGGCCAAGGGCATCACCCCCGAGACCTGGATGGCGGCTTCCACCGCGAAGTTCGAGGGCTACTCGACGGTCGAGAACGAGCTCGTCGACAAGGCCGTGGCCGAGGCGGCGGAGATCTCGACCGACGCCAGGAACGACGCCATCGTCAACGCGGCGATCGTGATCATCGCGCTGCTGGCCGCCTTCATCATCGCCGGCCTCATGGCCCGCCAGATGAGCCGCTCGATGCGCCAGCTGCGTACGGCTGCCTTCACCATCGCCGAGCAGCGGCTGCCGATGCTGGTCGACCAGCTGTCGCGGACCGAGCCGGGCCGGGTGGACACCCGCGTGCAGCCGATCCCGATCAACAGCCAGGACGAGATCGGCGAGGTCGCCCGCGCCTTCGACCAGGTGCACCGTGAGGCGGTCCGGCTCGCCGCCGAGCAGGCCATGCTCCGGGGCAACGTCAACGCGATCTTCACCAACCTGTCGCGCCGCAACCAGTCGCTCATCGAGGGCCAGCTGACCCTCATCACCGACCTGGAGAACAACGAGGCCGACCCGGACCAGCTGGAGAGCCTCTTCAAGCTGGACCACCTGGCCACGCGTATGCGCCGTAACGGCGAGAACCTCCTCGTCCTCGCCGGCGAGGAGCCGGGCCGCCGCTGGAACCAGCCGGTGCCGCTGGTCGACGTGCTGCGAGCCGCCTCCTCCGAGGTGGAGTCCTACGAGCGCATCGAGCTCACCGGTGTGCCGGAGAGCGAGATCCACGGCCAGGCCGTGACCGACCTCGTGCACCTGCTGGCCGAGCTGCTGGAGAACGCCACCACCTTCTCCTCTCCACAGACCAAGGTCCGGGTCACCGCGACCCGGCTGCCCGACGGCCGCGTCATGGTCGAGATCCACGACAAGGGCATCGGCCTCACCGCGGAGGACTTCGCGGACATCAACCACAAGCTGGCCAACCCGCCGACCGTGGACGCCGCGGTGTCCCAGCGGATGGGTCTGTTCGTGGTCGGCCGGCTGGCCGACCGGCACGGCATCCGCGTCCAGCTCCGCCCCTCGGGCGAGCAGGCGGGGACCACGTCGCTGGTCATGCTGCCGGACGCGATCACGCACGGTGGCGGTGGCGAGTCGGCCCAGCAGAGCGACTTCACGGTCTCCTCGATCATCCCCGAGCAGCAGCAGCCGCAGCAGCAGGCCTTCGACCCGATGCCGCACCACGCGCCGATGCGTACGGCGGCGGAGCTCGGCTTCGACGACTCGCGTTACGACACCGAGGCCGCGGACTCCCCGCAGCTGGACCCGGTCAACCGCTCGCTGATGCGTGAGGAGCGCCGGGCCGCGCTGGAGGCGCAGACCGGTGGCGACCGCCCGGCGTTCCAGGACAACGGTGCGGGACAGCAGCAGGACTACTCCCAGGGGCAGTACGACCAGGGGCAGTACGCCTCCGGGCAGTACGCCCAGCAGCAGGAGTACGCGCAGCCCGGCTACGAGGGCGGCTACGACCCCTACGCCGGCAACGGCTACCAGGAACCGGCGCAGAACGCCTATCCGGAAGCCGGGTACGCCACTCCGGACGGTCAGCAGGAGCAGTACGCCGACCAGTTCGCTCCGCAGAACGACCACTCCCACCAGGGAGACTGGCCGGGACAGGGTTCCTACCAGGAGTCCTTCGAGCCCATGGCGCAGCCCGAAGCGGAATCCGCTCCGAGCGCTCCCGCCGAGACCCGGGAACACGTAGGCTTCGACCACCAGGGACCCACGCCGAATCCCGGTCAGGACCTGACCGAGGCGGGTCTTCCGCGCCGGGGCGCCGGCCAGCAGCACTGGCAGCCCACCGGCCGCGGAAACGATCAGCCTGCCGCACCGGAACAGCGGCAGCGGCCGCAGCCGGAGCAGCCGCAGGCCGAGCCGGCCGGCGGGGAGGGCCCCGACGACTGGCGCTCGGCGAACGACGAGCGCTGGGAGCGGGCCGAGAAGCTCAAGGACCCGAAGGCGGGCGGAATCACTCCTTCCGGACTCCCTCGGCGCGTGCCCAAGGCCAATCTGGTCGAGGGCACGGCGGAGCAGACCCAGCAGGGCGGCCCACAGGTCTCCCGCGCTCCCGAGGACGTGCGGGGCAGGTTGAGCAACCTGCGCCGTGGTGTCCTGCGGGGTCGCACCGCGGGGTCGGACACAAGTAATACCTACAACCAGGAGCGTTAG
- a CDS encoding GTP-binding protein, with translation MDFASSSGGTARSTTSAKIVVAGGFGVGKTTFVGAVSEINPLRTEAVMTSASAGIDDLTHTGDKTTTTVAMDFGRITLDQDLILYLFGTPGQDRFWFMWDDLVRGAIGAVVLVDTRRLADCFPAVDYFENSGLPFVIALNGFDGHQPYTPDEVREALQIGPDAPIITTDARHRADAKSGLITLVEHALMARLK, from the coding sequence GTGGACTTCGCAAGCTCTAGCGGCGGGACGGCCCGCTCCACCACCTCGGCGAAGATCGTGGTGGCAGGGGGCTTCGGCGTGGGTAAGACCACGTTTGTCGGTGCCGTTTCGGAGATCAATCCGCTGCGCACCGAAGCCGTGATGACGTCCGCGTCCGCGGGCATCGACGACCTGACCCACACCGGGGACAAGACCACCACCACGGTGGCCATGGACTTCGGACGCATCACCCTGGACCAGGACCTGATCCTCTACCTGTTCGGCACCCCCGGACAGGACCGCTTCTGGTTCATGTGGGACGACCTGGTCCGCGGCGCCATCGGCGCCGTCGTCCTCGTCGACACCCGCCGCCTCGCCGACTGCTTCCCCGCGGTCGACTACTTCGAGAACAGCGGCCTCCCCTTCGTCATCGCCCTCAACGGCTTCGACGGACACCAGCCCTACACACCCGACGAAGTACGCGAAGCCCTCCAGATCGGCCCCGACGCCCCGATCATCACGACGGACGCCCGGCACCGCGCGGACGCCAAGAGCGGTTTGATCACCCTGGTCGAGCACGCCCTCATGGCCCGGCTGAAGTAG
- a CDS encoding DUF742 domain-containing protein: MTPPPASPDPYGALHHASYDGEGDQPLVRPYAMTGGRTRPRYQLAIEALVSTTADPAHLGTLLPEHQRICHLCREVKSVAEVSALLSMPLGVARILVADLAEAGMVAIHQPGNGEAGGAPDVTLLERVLSGLRKL, encoded by the coding sequence ATGACCCCGCCACCCGCCTCACCTGATCCGTACGGCGCACTGCACCACGCGTCGTACGACGGTGAAGGCGACCAGCCGCTGGTCCGCCCCTACGCCATGACCGGCGGCCGGACCCGGCCTCGCTATCAGCTCGCGATAGAGGCGCTGGTCAGCACCACAGCAGACCCCGCCCACCTCGGGACCCTGCTCCCCGAACACCAGCGGATCTGCCACCTGTGCCGCGAGGTCAAGTCGGTGGCCGAGGTCTCGGCCCTGCTGTCCATGCCCCTGGGTGTGGCGCGGATCCTCGTGGCAGACCTGGCGGAAGCCGGCATGGTGGCCATCCACCAGCCGGGCAATGGAGAGGCCGGCGGCGCGCCGGATGTGACACTGCTCGAAAGGGTGCTCAGTGGACTTCGCAAGCTCTAG
- a CDS encoding roadblock/LC7 domain-containing protein translates to MSQAAQNLNWLITNFVDNTPGVSHTVVVSADGLLLAMSEGFPRDRADQLAAVASGLTSLTAGASRIFEGGAVSQTVVEMERGFLFLMSISDGSSLAVLAHPDADIGLVGYEMALLVDRAGTVLTPDLRAELQGSLLH, encoded by the coding sequence ATGAGTCAGGCCGCGCAGAATCTGAACTGGCTGATCACCAACTTCGTGGACAACACCCCAGGGGTGTCCCACACGGTGGTGGTCTCCGCGGATGGCCTGCTGCTGGCGATGTCCGAAGGTTTCCCGCGCGACCGCGCCGATCAGCTGGCGGCTGTCGCCTCCGGGCTGACGTCGCTGACGGCGGGGGCCTCCCGGATCTTCGAAGGCGGCGCCGTGAGCCAGACGGTCGTGGAGATGGAGAGAGGTTTCCTCTTCCTCATGTCCATCTCGGACGGGTCCTCGCTCGCCGTCCTCGCGCACCCGGACGCGGACATCGGTCTGGTCGGGTACGAGATGGCACTCCTCGTCGACCGCGCGGGGACCGTCCTCACCCCCGACCTGCGCGCCGAGCTACAAGGAAGTCTGCTCCACTAG
- a CDS encoding DUF742 domain-containing protein, producing MAAPTGGHPYEGGQRVPGEQGDNRFDTPSVPGRQGPQETYQPYQPYQQSHQGSQGGDWQQQPQQPGSGWPQQQPHYQQPQQGQQPPQRYDAPPSRIQPVQRQAPAPAKPAAHNPLVRPYAMTGGRTRPRYQLAIEALVSTTADPSRLQGQLPEHQRICRLCIEIKSVAEVSALLSIPLGVARILVADLAEAGLVAIHQPGGDEAAGGQPDVTLLERVLSGLRKL from the coding sequence GTGGCAGCACCCACAGGCGGACACCCGTACGAGGGCGGTCAGCGGGTCCCGGGTGAGCAGGGTGACAACCGTTTCGACACCCCCTCCGTGCCCGGCAGACAGGGCCCGCAAGAGACTTACCAGCCGTATCAGCCCTACCAGCAGTCCCATCAGGGCTCGCAGGGCGGCGACTGGCAGCAGCAGCCCCAGCAGCCCGGTTCCGGGTGGCCCCAGCAGCAGCCGCACTACCAGCAGCCGCAGCAGGGACAGCAGCCGCCGCAGCGCTACGACGCGCCGCCGTCGCGCATCCAGCCGGTTCAGCGGCAGGCTCCGGCGCCCGCGAAGCCGGCGGCGCACAACCCGCTGGTCCGCCCGTACGCCATGACCGGCGGCCGGACCCGGCCGCGGTACCAGCTCGCCATCGAGGCGCTGGTCAGCACCACGGCCGATCCGTCACGGCTGCAAGGGCAGTTGCCCGAGCACCAGCGGATCTGCCGGCTCTGCATCGAGATCAAGTCGGTGGCCGAGGTGTCGGCCCTCCTCTCGATCCCCCTCGGCGTTGCCCGGATCCTCGTCGCCGACCTGGCCGAGGCCGGACTCGTCGCTATCCATCAGCCCGGCGGCGACGAGGCCGCCGGCGGCCAACCAGATGTGACACTGCTCGAAAGGGTGCTCAGTGGACTTCGCAAGCTCTAG
- a CDS encoding nitrate- and nitrite sensing domain-containing protein, which produces MGSPQPRQGRGETPADQEPRGGNDRGSSPQHAQNPGAAGDGGERAQRSGTTGTGGADTATPATPAGPTTAGSRLALRNWRISTRLVSLLALPVVAATTLGGLRINESMNDMDQLEHMQLLTKMTKQATALANALQEERDKSAGPLSNGVKATDYKVTQPRERTDRAKDAFFEATDEIGNTPGDAALDSIHASVAQIGVQLGNITSIRKDAYAKDSPSLNTVDQYSQLITSLLSLSQDMAQATSNPEMIKRTRALAAFSSSKEYASVERAIIAAALPGGDSDKTHLNDNDQAFGRNALGKAGTTLKTFETTYESTGKSSAELLAPLDNGNPEITAADIYAKKVLDSPLGMEGNGKTRTYMDWYDQSSNKIQAMKTIEETLLGEMESKARELREESQRDAILNGAIILIVLGVSLVGAFVVARSMIRSLRRLQDTATRVAQDRLPELVKQLSETDPQDVDTSVESVGVHSRDEIGQVAAAFDDVHREAVRLAAEQALLRGNVNAMFTNLSRRSQGLIQRQLSLISELESREADPDQLSSLFKLDHLATRMRRNGENLLVLAGEEPGRRWTRPVPLVDVLRAAASEVEQYERIELAAVPATEVAGRVVNDLVHLLAELLENATSFSSPQTKVRVTGHALPDGRVLVEIHDTGIGLSPEDLAAINERLASPPTVDVSVSRRMGLFVVGRLSLRHGIRIQLRPSDSGGTTALVMLPMEVAHGGKQPPKPGQQGKGPQGGAPGGLLAGGAPAAGGQRPGLAGPGAAPAKGLGATAPRGQVGAGASPRAALPSRDGGPRQPQQGPGQQGNGQQGPGQPNQGRPEAPRQGGGGLAGAFAGGARPGARPPQDPSAGADSGRPNLFGHSGQQSGPPARQAPQPQQGGQQQPGGPGRQLPPSGGPRAELPGGGPQRPQNTSWGVEEQGAPRRTQPDSPRGHEEHDAGRFARPGTSAPNQPFSPPNQRPPMNDRQGPGATAEFARPDFSAPQAPHAPQGQDPASTAQFARPDFNAPMPQDQGYGGQGYGAQAPQVPAPRRNDNADFGAPRPPALPQQPEALPPAGPGDGRTPLYDTLETNWFHGPQQGGQPPAAEPQAPAAPQPVGTPPPAMPRRGAADTGATSSWRASPNDELVRQAERVKKPAAGGITTSGLPRRVPRANLVPGTAQQQNHQSGPQVSRAPDDVRGRLTNLRRGIQQGRQANTGSSTGSFQLGPTHQQER; this is translated from the coding sequence ATGGGGTCGCCCCAGCCCCGCCAGGGCCGAGGGGAAACCCCGGCGGACCAGGAGCCGCGGGGCGGGAACGACCGCGGTTCCTCACCCCAGCACGCCCAGAATCCCGGCGCGGCCGGTGACGGCGGCGAGCGTGCGCAGCGCTCCGGCACGACGGGCACCGGCGGCGCGGACACCGCGACGCCGGCCACACCGGCCGGACCCACCACGGCCGGATCGCGCCTGGCCCTGCGCAACTGGCGCATCAGCACGCGTCTGGTCTCCCTGCTCGCCCTCCCCGTGGTCGCGGCGACCACCCTGGGCGGACTGCGGATCAACGAGTCCATGAACGACATGGACCAGCTGGAGCACATGCAGCTGCTCACCAAGATGACCAAGCAGGCGACCGCGCTCGCCAACGCGCTCCAGGAGGAGCGCGACAAGTCGGCAGGCCCGCTGTCCAACGGCGTGAAGGCCACCGACTACAAGGTCACCCAGCCCCGCGAGCGCACCGACCGCGCCAAGGACGCCTTCTTCGAGGCGACCGACGAGATAGGCAACACCCCCGGCGACGCGGCCCTGGACAGCATCCACGCGAGCGTCGCCCAGATCGGCGTCCAGCTGGGCAACATCACCAGCATCCGCAAGGACGCGTACGCCAAGGACAGCCCCAGCCTCAACACGGTCGACCAGTACAGCCAGCTGATCACCTCGCTGCTGAGCCTCTCGCAGGACATGGCGCAGGCCACCAGCAACCCCGAGATGATCAAGCGGACGCGTGCGCTGGCCGCCTTCTCCTCCTCCAAGGAGTACGCCTCCGTCGAGCGCGCGATCATCGCCGCGGCCCTGCCGGGCGGTGACAGCGACAAGACGCACCTGAACGACAACGACCAGGCGTTCGGGCGCAACGCGCTCGGCAAGGCGGGCACGACCCTCAAGACCTTCGAGACGACCTACGAGTCCACCGGCAAGAGCTCCGCCGAGCTCCTGGCCCCGCTGGACAACGGGAACCCCGAGATCACCGCCGCGGACATCTACGCGAAGAAGGTGCTCGACAGCCCGCTGGGCATGGAGGGCAACGGCAAGACCCGTACGTACATGGACTGGTACGACCAGAGCTCGAACAAGATCCAGGCCATGAAGACCATCGAGGAGACGCTCCTCGGTGAGATGGAGAGCAAGGCCCGCGAGCTCCGCGAGGAGTCGCAGCGCGACGCGATCCTCAACGGTGCGATCATCCTCATCGTCCTCGGTGTGTCGCTGGTCGGCGCCTTCGTGGTGGCGCGGTCCATGATCCGCTCGCTGCGCCGGCTGCAGGACACCGCGACCCGGGTCGCCCAGGACCGGCTGCCCGAGCTCGTCAAGCAGCTCTCCGAGACGGACCCGCAGGACGTCGACACCTCCGTCGAGTCGGTCGGTGTGCACTCCCGGGACGAGATCGGCCAGGTGGCCGCGGCCTTCGACGACGTGCACCGCGAGGCGGTCCGTCTGGCCGCCGAGCAGGCGCTGCTCCGAGGCAACGTCAACGCGATGTTCACCAACCTCTCGCGCCGAAGCCAGGGCCTCATCCAGCGTCAGCTCTCGCTCATCTCCGAGCTGGAGTCCCGCGAGGCCGACCCGGACCAGCTGTCCTCGCTGTTCAAGCTCGACCACCTCGCGACCCGTATGCGCCGTAACGGCGAGAACCTGCTCGTCCTCGCGGGTGAGGAACCGGGACGCCGGTGGACCCGGCCCGTGCCGCTGGTCGACGTGCTCCGTGCCGCCGCCTCCGAGGTGGAGCAGTACGAGCGCATCGAACTGGCCGCCGTTCCCGCCACCGAGGTCGCCGGCCGCGTCGTCAACGACCTCGTGCACCTTCTCGCCGAGCTGCTGGAGAACGCCACGTCGTTCTCCTCGCCGCAGACGAAGGTCCGGGTCACCGGTCACGCGCTGCCCGACGGCCGTGTGCTCGTCGAGATCCACGACACCGGCATCGGCCTCTCCCCCGAGGACCTGGCCGCGATCAACGAGCGGCTCGCCTCGCCGCCGACCGTGGACGTCTCGGTGTCCCGGCGCATGGGTCTGTTCGTGGTCGGCCGGCTGTCCCTGCGTCACGGCATCCGCATCCAGCTGCGTCCCTCGGACTCCGGCGGCACGACCGCACTGGTCATGCTGCCCATGGAGGTCGCGCACGGCGGCAAGCAGCCGCCGAAGCCGGGCCAGCAGGGCAAGGGCCCCCAGGGCGGCGCCCCGGGCGGCCTCCTCGCCGGCGGTGCTCCCGCCGCGGGCGGCCAGCGTCCCGGACTCGCCGGTCCCGGCGCGGCTCCCGCCAAGGGGCTCGGTGCCACCGCTCCGCGTGGCCAGGTCGGCGCGGGCGCGTCCCCGCGGGCCGCGCTCCCCTCGCGCGACGGCGGACCGCGTCAGCCGCAGCAGGGTCCCGGCCAGCAGGGCAACGGCCAGCAGGGTCCCGGCCAGCCCAACCAGGGCCGGCCCGAGGCCCCGCGCCAGGGTGGCGGCGGCCTCGCCGGCGCCTTCGCCGGTGGCGCCCGTCCGGGTGCGCGGCCCCCGCAGGACCCCTCGGCCGGCGCGGACTCCGGCCGGCCCAACCTCTTCGGCCACTCCGGCCAGCAGAGCGGCCCGCCGGCCCGGCAGGCGCCGCAGCCGCAGCAGGGCGGTCAGCAGCAGCCCGGCGGCCCCGGCCGCCAGCTGCCGCCCTCGGGCGGACCGCGGGCAGAGCTGCCCGGCGGTGGCCCGCAGCGCCCGCAGAACACCAGCTGGGGTGTCGAGGAGCAGGGCGCTCCCCGGCGTACGCAGCCGGACTCACCGCGCGGTCACGAGGAGCACGACGCCGGCCGGTTCGCCCGGCCGGGCACCTCCGCCCCGAACCAGCCGTTCAGCCCGCCGAACCAGCGTCCGCCGATGAACGACCGCCAGGGCCCCGGTGCAACGGCGGAGTTCGCCCGGCCGGACTTCTCGGCCCCGCAGGCGCCCCACGCCCCGCAGGGCCAGGACCCGGCGAGCACCGCCCAGTTCGCCCGTCCCGACTTCAACGCGCCGATGCCGCAGGACCAGGGCTACGGTGGCCAGGGCTACGGCGCCCAGGCCCCGCAGGTTCCCGCTCCCCGTCGGAACGACAACGCCGACTTCGGCGCACCGCGTCCCCCGGCCCTGCCGCAGCAGCCCGAGGCGCTGCCGCCGGCCGGTCCCGGCGACGGGCGCACGCCGCTGTACGACACGCTGGAGACGAACTGGTTCCACGGCCCGCAGCAGGGCGGCCAGCCGCCCGCCGCGGAGCCGCAGGCGCCGGCCGCTCCTCAGCCCGTCGGCACCCCGCCTCCGGCCATGCCCCGGCGTGGTGCGGCCGACACCGGTGCCACCAGTTCGTGGCGCGCTTCACCCAACGACGAACTCGTACGGCAGGCGGAGCGGGTCAAGAAGCCCGCCGCCGGCGGGATCACCACTTCCGGGCTGCCCCGCCGTGTCCCACGTGCCAATTTGGTGCCAGGCACTGCTCAACAGCAGAATCATCAGTCCGGACCTCAGGTTTCGCGTGCGCCCGATGACGTACGCGGCCGTCTGACCAATCTCCGCCGGGGCATCCAGCAGGGACGACAGGCCAACACCGGCTCGTCTACCGGCAGTTTCCAACTCGGCCCCACTCACCAGCAGGAGCGTTAG
- a CDS encoding GTP-binding protein → MDFASSSGGAARSTTSAKIVVAGGFGVGKTTFVGAVSEINPLRTEAVMTSASAGIDDLTHTGDKTTTTVAMDFGRITLDQDLILYLFGTPGQDRFWFMWDDLVRGAIGAVVLVDTRRLADCFPAVDYFENSGLPFVIALNGFDGHQPYTPDEVREALQIGPDTPILTTDARHRADAKSALITLVEHALMARLR, encoded by the coding sequence GTGGACTTCGCAAGCTCTAGCGGCGGAGCGGCCCGCTCCACTACCTCGGCGAAGATCGTGGTGGCAGGGGGCTTCGGCGTGGGTAAGACCACGTTTGTCGGTGCCGTTTCGGAGATCAATCCGCTGCGCACCGAAGCCGTGATGACGTCCGCGTCCGCGGGCATCGACGACCTGACCCACACCGGGGACAAGACCACCACCACGGTGGCCATGGACTTCGGACGCATCACCCTGGACCAGGACCTGATCCTCTACCTGTTCGGCACCCCCGGACAGGACCGCTTCTGGTTCATGTGGGACGACCTGGTCCGCGGCGCCATCGGCGCCGTCGTCCTCGTCGACACCCGCCGCCTCGCCGACTGCTTCCCCGCGGTCGACTACTTCGAGAACAGCGGCCTCCCCTTCGTCATCGCCCTCAACGGCTTCGACGGACACCAGCCCTACACACCCGACGAAGTACGCGAAGCCCTCCAGATCGGCCCGGACACCCCGATCCTCACCACGGACGCCCGGCACCGCGCGGACGCCAAGAGCGCGCTGATCACCCTGGTCGAGCACGCCCTCATGGCCCGCCTGCGCTGA
- a CDS encoding fumarylacetoacetate hydrolase family protein: MRIARFSIDGNVAFGAVEGDSPDSLVLDIIKGIPYTDFELSGTKVPLKKVRLLPPVLPNKVVAIGRNYAEHAAEMGNEVPDVPVAFFKPTTSVIGAGDSIEYPSFSEELHHEAELAVVIGRMCREVPRERVKDVIFGYTCANDVTARDVQRRESQWARAKGFDTSCPLGPWVETDVDPGNLAIQATVNGEQRQLGRTSDMIRSVEDLVVHITEAMTLLPGDVILTGTPAGVGPLHVGDEVAVTIEGIGTLTNKVIKRG; this comes from the coding sequence GTGCGCATCGCCAGGTTCTCCATCGACGGCAATGTCGCCTTCGGCGCGGTCGAGGGCGACAGCCCCGACAGCCTCGTCCTCGACATCATCAAGGGCATCCCGTACACCGACTTCGAGCTCTCGGGGACCAAGGTCCCGCTGAAGAAGGTCCGGCTGCTGCCGCCCGTGCTTCCCAACAAGGTCGTGGCCATCGGCCGCAACTACGCGGAACACGCCGCCGAGATGGGCAACGAGGTCCCGGACGTGCCGGTCGCCTTCTTCAAGCCCACCACCTCGGTGATCGGTGCCGGCGACTCCATCGAGTACCCCTCCTTCTCCGAGGAGCTGCACCACGAGGCCGAGCTGGCCGTGGTGATCGGCCGCATGTGCCGCGAGGTCCCGCGTGAGCGCGTCAAGGACGTCATCTTCGGCTACACCTGCGCCAACGACGTCACCGCACGCGACGTCCAGCGGCGCGAGAGCCAGTGGGCCCGGGCGAAGGGCTTCGACACCTCCTGCCCGCTCGGCCCATGGGTGGAGACCGACGTCGACCCCGGCAACCTGGCCATCCAGGCCACGGTCAACGGCGAACAGCGACAGCTCGGGCGCACGAGCGACATGATCCGGTCCGTCGAGGACCTGGTCGTCCACATCACGGAGGCCATGACGCTGCTCCCGGGCGACGTGATCCTCACCGGGACCCCCGCAGGGGTCGGCCCCCTGCACGTCGGCGACGAGGTCGCCGTCACCATCGAAGGCATCGGCACTCTCACCAACAAGGTGATCAAGCGTGGCTAA